The following are from one region of the Populus trichocarpa isolate Nisqually-1 chromosome 8, P.trichocarpa_v4.1, whole genome shotgun sequence genome:
- the LOC18101896 gene encoding uncharacterized protein LOC18101896, which translates to MNISLIADTATIAAQQTLCSGNSLFLHRQNRINLADQSSQICAVIVDVLASPPVKSKTSRRTILRKRRRTRSRSKTYGDAGDCGEEYGFFGGGGGWGGFGGGGRGWNFDKFGGHDWDESSGWYSSRSSDFAYGFVYEVIYWIALSNCVHFAFKKVVRLVADGIGDTDRGKVVPLRLGTIC; encoded by the coding sequence aTGAACATCTCGCTAATCGCCGATACAGCTACCATAGCTGCACAACAAACCCTATGTTCTGGAAACTCGCTGTTCCTCCATCGCCAAAACCGCATCAACCTCGCAGATCAATCCTCCCAAATCTGCGCCGTCATCGTCGATGTCTTGGCTTCGCCGCCTGTCAAATCCAAAACCTCCCGTCGCACCATCCTCCGGAAACGGCGGCGGACCAGGAGTAGATCGAAAACTTATGGAGATGCCGGCGATTGCGGAGAGGAGTATGGTTTTTTTGGCGGTGGAGGCGGCTGGGGCGGTTTTGGTGGCGGCGGCAGGGGGTGGAATTTCGATAAATTCGGAGGGCATGATTGGGATGAATCTTCGGGGTGGTATTCCTCGCGGTCTTCGGATTTTGCTTACGGGTTTGTTTATGAGGTGATATATTGGATTGCCTTGTCGAATTGCGTGCATTTTGCGTTTAAGAAGGTTGTTAGGCTTGTGGCTGATGGCATTGGTGATACCGACAGAGGGAAAGTGGTGCCTTTGAGATTGGGTACCATTTGCTAA